From Thermus tengchongensis, the proteins below share one genomic window:
- a CDS encoding mechanosensitive ion channel family protein yields the protein MVALHVALALLLAWLLGRYGARALSALGRLTPTERDDRFFRALGFLWWGVVALLALSYLAHALAWPLEPLATWGKALAQWLGSRGLAALAVVGLTFLGYRLIPLLLARLPEPEGELTREVVRRKTLRAVADSVLKVAILTLGGLFLLSNLGFNVTALLAGAGVAGLAISFAAQNLIRDFINGFFILLEDQYGVGDIVQIGSVGGVVERFNLRLTVLRDLEGRVHFIPNSEVRQVTVMTQEWARAVVDVSVAYKEDLERVLPVFQDEVERFFQDPEWQEKFTEPPQVLGVQELADSAVVIRVLFNTKPAQQWAVAREFRRRIKNRLDREGIEIPYPHQKLYFGEPLRLEKGA from the coding sequence ATGGTGGCCCTACACGTAGCCCTCGCCCTCCTCCTGGCCTGGCTTCTAGGCCGCTACGGAGCCAGGGCCTTAAGCGCCCTAGGGCGCCTCACCCCCACGGAGCGGGACGACCGCTTCTTCCGGGCCCTGGGCTTCCTCTGGTGGGGGGTGGTGGCCCTGTTGGCCCTAAGCTACCTGGCCCACGCCCTCGCCTGGCCCCTGGAGCCCCTGGCCACCTGGGGCAAGGCCCTCGCCCAGTGGCTGGGAAGCCGGGGACTGGCGGCTTTGGCGGTGGTGGGCCTCACCTTCCTGGGCTACCGCCTCATCCCCCTTCTCCTCGCCCGCCTCCCCGAGCCTGAAGGGGAGCTCACCCGGGAAGTGGTGCGCCGCAAAACCCTGAGGGCGGTGGCCGACTCGGTGCTAAAGGTGGCCATCCTCACCCTGGGGGGGCTCTTCCTCCTTTCCAACCTGGGCTTCAACGTCACCGCCCTGCTGGCGGGGGCGGGGGTGGCGGGCCTGGCCATCAGCTTCGCCGCCCAGAACCTGATCCGGGACTTCATCAACGGCTTCTTCATCCTCCTGGAGGACCAGTACGGGGTGGGGGACATCGTGCAGATCGGGAGCGTGGGGGGGGTGGTGGAGCGCTTCAACCTGCGCCTCACCGTGCTCCGCGACCTGGAGGGCCGGGTCCACTTCATCCCCAACTCCGAGGTGCGCCAGGTGACGGTGATGACCCAGGAGTGGGCCCGGGCGGTGGTGGACGTGAGCGTGGCCTACAAGGAGGACCTGGAGCGGGTCCTCCCCGTCTTCCAGGACGAGGTGGAGCGCTTCTTCCAAGACCCCGAGTGGCAGGAGAAGTTCACCGAGCCCCCCCAGGTCCTTGGGGTGCAGGAGCTGGCCGACAGCGCCGTGGTCATCCGCGTCCTCTTCAACACCAAGCCCGCCCAGCAATGGGCGGTGGCCCGGGAGTTCCGCCGCCGCATCAAAAACCGCCTGGACCGGGAGGGGATCGAGATCCCCTACCCCCACCAAAAGCTCTACTTCGGCGAACCCCTTAGGCTGGAGAAAGGAGCGTAG
- the hemQ gene encoding hydrogen peroxide-dependent heme synthase yields the protein MGGYIPEPTFTLEGWHILHDFRRLDYPAWFAASPQERQAAWGELSEILGEWEKVEAEGKGSFGVYQVITPKADLLFLNLRENLDALLEVEARLNKSRFARYLTPAYGFYSVVELGSQTGPLDPEAPYIKPRLTPQVPKGGYVCFYPMNKRRQGQDNWYLLPARERAELMKAHGETGRKYQGKVLQVISGAQGLDDWEWGVDLFSEDPIQFKKIVYEMRFDEVSARFGEFGPFYVGKYLTAEALARFLEVV from the coding sequence ATGGGAGGTTATATTCCTGAGCCCACCTTCACCCTCGAGGGCTGGCACATCCTCCACGACTTCCGCCGCCTGGACTATCCCGCTTGGTTTGCCGCTTCTCCCCAGGAGCGTCAGGCGGCCTGGGGGGAGCTTTCGGAAATCCTGGGGGAGTGGGAAAAGGTGGAGGCGGAGGGCAAAGGGTCCTTCGGCGTGTACCAGGTGATCACCCCCAAGGCCGACCTCCTCTTCCTGAACCTTAGGGAGAACCTGGATGCCCTCCTGGAGGTGGAGGCCAGGCTCAACAAGAGCCGTTTCGCCCGCTACTTAACCCCTGCCTACGGGTTTTACTCCGTGGTGGAGCTGGGGAGCCAGACGGGGCCTTTGGACCCCGAAGCCCCCTACATCAAGCCCCGCCTCACCCCCCAGGTGCCCAAGGGGGGGTATGTCTGCTTCTACCCCATGAACAAGCGCCGCCAGGGCCAGGACAACTGGTACCTGCTTCCCGCCCGGGAGAGGGCCGAGCTCATGAAGGCCCACGGGGAGACGGGCCGCAAGTACCAGGGGAAGGTCCTGCAGGTGATCAGCGGGGCCCAGGGCCTGGACGACTGGGAGTGGGGGGTGGACCTCTTCAGCGAGGACCCCATCCAGTTCAAGAAGATCGTCTACGAGATGCGCTTTGATGAGGTCTCCGCCCGCTTCGGGGAGTTCGGGCCCTTCTACGTGGGCAAATACCTCACCGCGGAGGCCCTGGCCCGCTTCCTGGAGGTGGTATGA
- a CDS encoding chlorite dismutase family protein → MRLWAFGLFRVLPEFRRLEAELQEHLKEEFAQFLARWQEKEGFLQVYSLVGLSSEADFLLWQGASHPKALQALRREMHRTRLMGFLESVALYLDRGEGEPGEESLALFPFGLEVGSPEGARVFQGEGLLALEGPWEVLFPLALREGGYLAARRTPRELLDEL, encoded by the coding sequence ATGAGGCTTTGGGCCTTTGGCCTCTTCCGGGTCTTGCCGGAATTCCGCCGCCTCGAGGCCGAGCTCCAGGAGCACCTTAAAGAGGAGTTCGCCCAGTTCCTGGCTCGCTGGCAGGAAAAGGAGGGCTTCCTCCAGGTCTACAGCCTGGTGGGGCTTTCCTCCGAGGCTGACTTCCTCCTCTGGCAGGGGGCCTCGCACCCCAAGGCCCTCCAGGCCCTGAGGAGGGAGATGCACCGCACCCGCCTCATGGGGTTTCTGGAGTCTGTGGCCCTTTACCTGGACCGGGGGGAGGGGGAGCCAGGGGAGGAGTCTCTGGCCCTTTTCCCCTTTGGCCTGGAGGTAGGCTCGCCCGAGGGAGCGAGGGTCTTCCAAGGGGAGGGGCTTTTGGCCCTCGAGGGGCCCTGGGAGGTGCTCTTTCCCCTGGCCCTGCGGGAAGGGGGGTACCTCGCCGCCCGGCGCACCCCCAGGGAGCTTCTGGACGAGCTTTAA